The DNA window TCAACGGCGGCGCGCACGCCAACAACGCTCTGGACTTCCAGGAGTTCATGATCGCCCCGATCGGCGCCGAGAACTTCTTCGACGCCGTCCGCATCGGGTCAGAGATCTTCCACACCCTGCGCAAGTCCCTGTCCGACGCCGGTCACAGCACCGGTGTGGGCGACGAGGGCGGCTTCGCTCCCGCTCTGACCACGGCGGACGAGGCCCTGCAGTTCATCGTCGACGCCATCGAGACGTCGGGCTACACGCCCGGCGAGGACATCACCCTCGTCATGGACCCGGCGACCTCGGAGTTCTACCGCGACGGCGTGTACGACTACGCAGGCGAAGGCGTGAAGCGCTCCGCTGAGGAGCACATCGCCTACCTCGCCGAGCTGGTCACGCGCTACCCGGTCGCCTCCATCGAGGATGCCATGGCCGAGGACGACATCGAGGGGTGGAAGCAGGTCACGCGTGAGCTGGGCGGCAGGATCCAGCTCACCGGTGACGATGTGTTCGTGACCAACGTCGACCGACTGCGTGACGGCATCCGTGGCGGCTACGCCAACTCCATTCTGGTCAAGGTCAACCAGATCGGCTCCCTCACGGAGACACTGACCACCGTCGACGCGGCCCACAAGGCCGGCTACACGGTTGTCATGTCGCACCGCTCCGGTGAGACCGAGGACACCACCATCGCGGACCTGGCCGTCGCCACGGGCTGCGGTCAGATCAAGACCGGGTCGATGTCGCGCTCGGACCGTACGGCCAAGTACAACCAGCTGATCCGCATCGAGGAGGAGCTGGGCTCCCAGGCCCAGTACGCGGGCCGCACGGCGCTCTTTGTGCGCTCCTGACACCTCGCCACCCGGCAGCCCTCCGTGGATCGGCCACCTGGCGGAAACCGGTGGCCGATCCATTGTCATGATGCTGCCAACGCCCAGCGCCCAATGGCACGTTGATGCAGGTGTCGACGGTGCGGGCGGTGCACCGGCCTAGTGTCGAGGCCAGTCGGGAAAAGGTCCCGGCACTGACCTCTGGAGGATGGCATGATCGCCGTTTCCCCCGCGGTGCAGAGCACCAACTTCAACCTCAAGAACGAGGCTGTCGAGCTGATCGCCGCCGGCGGTGTCGCCGAGCGCGTGTCGCTCTCCGTCGCCGACCTGGAGGCCATGCGCACCCTGCGTGCGGCCGTCCCGGCGTCGAAGCACGGCCTTGAGGCCATCACTGGCGGCTCTTGCGAGACCGGCGCCCAGTAGCACCCCGGGTGGGCCGCCCCTGTGGCGGCCCACCCACCTCGTCTCCCACTGCTCGCTGTCAGGGATCAGATAGGACCGGTTATGCCCACGAACCCCGTCTTCCACGGTAATCCGCCGTCGGTCGCCGTCGTCACCTCGCATGGCCGGCAGACGCTGAGCGGCAACAGCGACGACCGCCTCATCGATGTGCTGAACCGGCACAATGTGCCGTGGTCCGCCATTTCCGCTTACGTCATCCACAAGGCGGGTGAGGCCCCGCAGCTGTTCCCGTCCCTGGACGTGCGCCTCGGCGAGCTGGAGGAGGGCGCCGAGGTGCTGCTCTACTTCAACCGGAACGTCAATCCGTTCAAGTTCTCCCTCGG is part of the Peterkaempfera bronchialis genome and encodes:
- the eno gene encoding phosphopyruvate hydratase; translation: MTAISRVVGREVIDSRGNPTVEVDVVLEDGSLGRAAVPSGASTGAHEAVELRDGDSARFHGKGVRKAVDAVNGVIAEALTGLDAEDQALIDGTMVELDGTENKGRLGANAILGVSLATAKAAAAAHRVPLYRYVGGAGARLLPVPMMNIINGGAHANNALDFQEFMIAPIGAENFFDAVRIGSEIFHTLRKSLSDAGHSTGVGDEGGFAPALTTADEALQFIVDAIETSGYTPGEDITLVMDPATSEFYRDGVYDYAGEGVKRSAEEHIAYLAELVTRYPVASIEDAMAEDDIEGWKQVTRELGGRIQLTGDDVFVTNVDRLRDGIRGGYANSILVKVNQIGSLTETLTTVDAAHKAGYTVVMSHRSGETEDTTIADLAVATGCGQIKTGSMSRSDRTAKYNQLIRIEEELGSQAQYAGRTALFVRS